One part of the Phoenix dactylifera cultivar Barhee BC4 chromosome 4, palm_55x_up_171113_PBpolish2nd_filt_p, whole genome shotgun sequence genome encodes these proteins:
- the LOC103704312 gene encoding ribokinase — translation MKALTRFSLPSPPPRCGWPNPNHPNPLPNHLSFASASSSSAAAASLSASAHPSLDKPPVVVVGSANADIYVEIDRLPREGETVAARTGQTLAGGKGANQACCGGRLAHPTYFVGQVGDDAHGRLIEDALSSGNVRLDRLSRVAGAPTGHAIVMLQSDGQNSIIIVGGANMSCWPDDPREEDLKVIRRAGVLLLQREIPDRVNIQVAQVAKSAGVPVILDAGGVEAPVPKELLNFVDIFSPNETELARLTRMATETFEQISQAAIKCHKMGVKQILVKLGAKGSALFVEGEQPIRQPIIPAAKVLDATGAGDTFTAAFAVAMVEGKPNKECMRFASAAASLCVQVKGAIPSMPARTAVIELLQSIQVEDVMKISD, via the exons ATGAAAGCCTTAACCCGattctctctcccctctccgcCGCCGCGCTGCGGCTGGCCCAACCCCAACCACCCAAATCCACTTCCAAACCATCTCTCCTtcgcctccgcctcctcctcctccgccgccgccgcttccCTCTCTGCCTCCGCCCACCCCTCCCTGGATAAGCCCCCCGTGGTGGTAGTGGGCTCCGCCAACGCCGACATCTACGTAGAGATCGACCGCCTCCCTCGCGAGGGCGAGACAGTCGCTGCCCGCACCGGTCAGACTCTCGCCGGTGGCAAGGGCGCCAACCAGGCCTGCTGTGGCGGCCGCCTCGCGCACCCCACCTACTTCGTCGGCCAGGTCGGAGACGATGCTCACGGTCGCCTCATCGAGGACGCCCTCAGCTCCGGCAACGTCCGCCTCGACCGCCTCTCCCGTGTTGCCGGCGCCCCCACCGGCCACGCCATCGTGATGCTCCAGTCCGATGGCCAGAACTCCATCATCATTGTCGGCGGGGCCAACATGAGCTGCTGGCCGGACGACCCCAGGGAGGAGGACTTGAAGGTGATCCGGAGGGCTGGGGTGCTGCTGCTGCAGCGCGAGATTCCCGATCGGGTCAATATCCAGGTTGCTCAG GTTGCAAAAAGTGCAGGTGTTCCAGTTATTCTAGATGCTGGAGGGGTGGAAGCTCCTGTTCCCAAGGAACTCTTGAACTTTGTGGATATTTTCAGTCCAAATGAAACAGAGTTGGCGCGCTTGACAAGAATGGCAACAGAGACATTTGAACAGATCAGTCAAGCTGCTATAAAATGCCATAAAATG GGAGTAAAACAGATCTTAGTGAAACTTGGGGCAAAGGGATCAGCTCTATTTGTTGAAGGGGAGCAACCGATTAGACAACCTATAATTCCTGCTGCAAAAGTTCTTGATGCCACTGGAGCCGGCGATACCTTCACTGCAGCGTTTGCCGTGGCTATGGTTGAGGGCAAGCCCAACAAAGAATGCATGAGATTTGCTT CTGCAGCAGCTTCTCTGTGTGTTCAAGTGAAGGGAGCCATCCCAAGCATGCCTGCTAGGACTGCAGTTATCGAGCTCCTTCAATCTATCCAAGTAGAGGATGTCATGAAAATAAGTGATTAA